Genomic segment of Sphingopyxis lindanitolerans:
CATCCGCGCGTCGATCAGGTCGAACAGCTTCGCCGACGGTGGATAGAGCGTGTTGTCGAGATCGAAGATCCAATTGTCGATATGGTCGATCGGCACGGTCATGGCGCGGTGCCTAGGGGGTCGGGGCGGTTGGGGCAAGCGCGTCGCGAAGGCGCATCCAGCGATCCCGCTTCGCCGCGAAGCCGATCGTATGCGCCGCGCTGCTCGATGGCAGGTCGACGAGCGCGATCCCGCCGGGGTCCGGCAATTGCCGTCGTCCGATCGTCGCGGCCTTGCCGCCGTTGAAGGCGATCATGCCCAGGTCGGGCAGCGTCGCGACGAGGTCGGCAAGATCGTGCGCTTCGGCGTCGCGAATATCGCCGTCGCTGCTCGTGCGCCGTTCGGCGGTACGGATCACGTCCCACAGGCCGATCTTCGCTGCGTGCAGCGCCGCCAGCCGCTCGGCATAGGGCATCGCCGCGAGCGGCCGGGCGACGACGTCGCCGAGCAGGCGCCAGAACTGGTTGGTCGGATGCGCATAATATTGCCGCGCGGCGAGCGAGCGGGCGCCGGGCAGGCTGCCGAGGATCAGCAGCCGCGTATCGGCGGCGACATGCGGCGCGAAGCTGGCGTGGCGGACGGTCGGCATCGCAAACCGATAGCCTGCCCGGCGCGGCGCAACAATATTGCCCGCCTCTTGACCCGCGACAGAATCACCGCTAGGGGCGCGCTCGACCGAAAAGGGCGGTTTGCTGCCTCTTTCGGTTACAACAGCGCTTGAACATTGCTGGCGCGGATGGAGCCTCCGGAAGATCATTGCGATCCGCCGGGGTCTTTTGCTGTTATCAGGTCGGCCGTTTTCCGCCAATTTTGGTGGGACAGGGGCCGGAGCTTCATCCCCCGCGGTACAGTAACCGTTCGCTTTGATGGGCGGACATTTAAAGGTGAAGCATTCATGCCCACGATCAACCAGCTGGTCCGCAAGGGACGGACGCCGCAAAAGGCGAACTCCAAGGTCCCGGCGATGGAGGCGAACCCGCAAAAGCGCGGCGTTTGCACCCGTGTCTACACGACGACCCCGAAAAAGCCGAACTCGGCGCTCCGCAAGGTTGCCAAGGTCCGCCTGACCAACCAGCGCGAAGTCATCACCTACATCCCCGGCGAAGGCCACAACCTCCAGGAACATAGCGTCGTGCTGATCCGCGGCGGTCGTGTCCGCGATCTTCCCGGTGTGCGTTATCACGTCCTGCGCGGCGTGCTCGATACGCAGGGCGTGAAGGACCGCAAGCAGAGCCGTTCGAAATACGGTGCGAAGCGTCCGAAGTAAGGACCGCTTTTTCGGCTATTTGATCATCCCAGGCCGCCACCGCGCCGGGATGCTGTTGTAAAAGGAATTACCCATGGCTCGTCGTCGTCGTCCTGAACGCCGCGAAATTCTGCCCGATCCCCGTTTCGGGGATGTCGTGCTGTCGAAATTCATGAACAGCGTCATGCTGGACGGGAAGAAGTCCATCGCCGAAAGCATCGTCTACGGTGCGCTCGAATCGGTCGAAGCCCGCGCCAAGAAGGAACCGATCGGCGTGTTCCATGAAGCGCTGGCGAACATCCGCCCGAACATCGAAGTCCGCAGCCGCCGCGTCGGCGGTGCGACCTATCAGGTTCCGGTCGAAGTCCGTCCCGACCGCGCGCAGGCGCTCGCGATCCGCTGGCTGATCACCGCCGCGCGCAACCGCAGCGAAACGACGATGGCCGCGCGCCTGTCGGGCGAGCTTCTCGATGCGTCGAACAACCGCGGCAACGCGGTCAAGAAGCGCGAAGACACGCACCGCATGGCCGAAGCCAACCGCGCTTTCAGCCACTACCGCTGGTAAGCATCCGCGGGACGCCCCGATTCTCGCGGTCCGGCGTCTCGCAATCGTCACAAACCTTCCTATATCGGGGGTGGTCCCACCGGCCGCCCCCAAAATCCAAGGAACAGACCATGGCACGCAGCCATCCGCTCGAAAATTATCGCAACTTTGGGATCATGGCGCACATCGACGCCGGCAAGACCACGACGACCGAGCGCATCCTTTACTACACCGGCAAGTCCTACAAGATCGGCGAAGTCCATGACGGCGCCGCGACGATGGACTGGATGGAGCAGGAACAGGAACGCGGCATCACGATCACGTCGGCGGCCACCACCTGCTTGTGGAAAGCCGATGAGGGCAAGGGCCCCGAGCATCGCCTGAACATCATCGACACCCCCGGACACGTCGACTTCACGATCGAAGTCGAGCGCTCGCTTCGCGTCCTCGACGGCGCGATCACCGCGTTCGACGGCGTGGCCGGCGTCGAGCCGCAGTCGGAAACCGTGTGGCGCCAGGCGGACAAATATAAAGTTCCGCGCATGTGCTACATCAACAAGCTCGACCGCACCGGCGCCAATTTCTATTATTGCGTCCAGACGATCATCGATCGCCTCGGCGCGGTTCCGGCCGTCCTCTATCTGCCGATCGGCGCCGAAGCCGATTTCGTCGGCCTCGTCGATCTCGTCAACGAACGCGCGATCATCTGGAAGGATGAAAGCCTCGGCGCCGAATTCTCCTATGCCGAGATTCCCGCCGACCTCGTCGACAAGGCCGCCGAATATCGCGAAAAGCTGGTCGAACTCGCCGTCGAACAGGACGATGATGCGATGGAGGCCTATCTCGAAGGCACGCTGCCCGACGTCGCGACGCTGAAGGCGCTGATCCGCAAGGGCACGCTGGCGCAGGCTTTCGTGCCGGTGCTGTGTGGCTCGTCGTTCAAGAACAAGGGCGTGCAGACGCTGCTCGACGCGGTCGTCGACTATCTGCCCTCGCCGCTCGACATCGAGGCGGTCCAGGGCATCAACCCGTCGAACGACCAGCCCGACACGCGCGAGACGTCGGACTCGGCGCCGCTGTCGCTGCTCGCCTTCAAGATCATGAACGATCCGTTCGTCGGTTCGCTCACCTTCGCCCGCATCTATTCGGGCACGCTGACCAAGGGCACCTACCTGAACTCGGTCAAGGACAAGAAGGAAAAGGTCGGCCGCATGCTGCTGATGCATGCGAACAGCCGCGAAGACATCGACGAAGCCTATGCGGGCGACATCGTCGCGCTCGCCGGGCTCAAGGAAACCACAACCGGGGACACGCTCTGCGCCACCAACGCGCCGATCATCCTCGAGCGGATGGAATTCCCCGAGCCGGTCATCGAGCTGTCGGTCGAACCCAAGACCAAGGCCGACCAGGAACGCATGGGCATCGCGCTCAACCGCCTGGCCGCCGAGGACCCCTCGTTCCGCGTCTCGACCGACCATGAATCGGGCCAGACGATCATCAAGGGCATGGGCGAGCTTCACCTCGACATCCTCGTCGATCGCATGAAGCGCGAATTCAAGGTCGAAGCGAATGTCGGCGCGCCTCAGGTGGCGTATCGTGAATCGCTCGCGAAGCCGGTCGATGTCGATTATACCCACAAGAAGCAGTCGGGTGGCTCGGGCCAGTTCGGCCGCGTCAAGGTCAGCGTCGCTCCCGGCGAGCGCGGTTCGGGCATCACCTTCCTCGACGAGATCAAGGGCGGCAATATTCCGCGCGAATATATCCCGTCGGTCGAAAAGGGCATGCGCGAATCGGCTGAAAACGGCCATATGATCGGCTTCCCGATCATCGACTTCGAAATCAAGCTGACCGACGGCGCCTATCACGACGTCGACTCGTCGGCGCTGGCGTTCGAAATCGCGGGCCGCGCGGCGATGCGCGAAGTGGCGGCGAAGGCCGGCATCAAGCTGCTCGAGCCGGTGATGAAGGTCGAGGTCGTGACTCCCGAGGAGTTCATGGGCGACGTGATCGGCGATCTCAACAGCCGTCGCGGCCAGATCCAGGGCACCGACAGCCGCGGCATCGCCCAGGTCGTCGAGGCGATCGTGCCGCTGGCGAACATGTTCGGCTATGTGAACCAGCTGCGCAGCTTCAGCCAGGGACGCGCCAGCTATTCGATGCAATTCTCGCATTATGAAGAAGTGCCGACGAACGTCGCCGAAGAAGTGAAGGCCAAGATGGCCTGATGGGTCAAAACCGCGCGGGCTTGCACCGCGCGGCAAGACCTACTAAGGGCGGCGCCTGATTCAGCAGGCTCGTCCAAACTGATCAACCCAAACACATGAACAAGAAGGTTCCATATCATGGCCAAGGCTAAATTTGAGCGGACGAAGCCGCACTGCAACATCGGCACCATCGGTCACGTCGACCATGGCAAGACCTCGCTGACCGCCGCGATCACCAAGGTGCTCGCCGAACAGGGCGGCGGCACCGCCGTTTCGTTCGACAACATCGACAAGGCGCCCGAAGAGCGCGAGCGCGGCATCACCATTTCGACCAGCCACGTCGAATATGAAACCGGCGCGCGCCACTATGCCCACGTCGATTGCCCGGGCCACGCCGACTATGTGAAGAACATGATCACCGGCGCCGCGCAGATGGACGGCGCGATCCTCGTCGTGTCGGCCGCTGACGGCCCGATGCCGCAGACCAAGGAGCACATCCTGCTCGCGAACCAGGTCGGCGTGCCGACGATGGTCGTCTTCCTGAACAAGGTCGACCAGCTCGACGATCCCGAGCTGCTCGAACTCGTCGAAATGGAAATCCGCGAAGAATTGTCGAAGCGCGGTTTTGACGGCGACAATATTCCGATCATCCCCGGTTCGGCGCTCGCCGCGCTGGAAGGTCGCGACGACAATATCGGCAAGGAAGCGATCCTCAAGCTGATGGCCGCCGTCGACGAATGGATTCCGCAGCCGGAACGTCCGCTCGACAAGCCCTTCCTGATGCCGATCGAAGACGTGTTCTCGATTTCGGGTCGCGGCACCGTCGTCACCGGCCGTGTCGAAACCGGCGTCGTCAAGGTTGGCGAAGAAGTCGAAATCGTCGGCATCAAGGACACCAAGAAGACCGTCGTGACCGGCGTCGAAATGTTCCGCAAGCTGCTCGACCAGGGCCAGGCCGGCGACAACATCGGTGCGCTGATCCGCGGCGTCGGCCGTGAAGAAGTCGAGCGCGGCCAGGTTCTGGCCAAGCCCGGCTCGATCACGCCGCACACCGAGTTCACCTCGGAAGTCTATGTCCTGTCGAAGGACGAAGGCGGCCGTCACACGCCGTTCTTCGCCAACTATCGTCCGCAGTTCTACTTCCGCACCACCGACGTCACCGGCGAGGTCATCCTCCCCGAAGGCACCGAGATGGTCATGCCGGGCGACAACGTCCAGCTGGCGGTCAAGCTGATCGCTCCGATCGCCATGGAGCAGGGTCTGCGCTTCGCCATTCGCGAAGGTGGCCGCACGGTCGGCGCAGGGGTTGTCGCGACGATCACAAAGTAATATAGGGCCGCGAGCCGCCTGATTCGAAAGTGATTCGGGCGGCTCGTAGCTTAAAGAATTTTGATGGCCGAGCCGGCTTCCACAAGGGGGTCGGAACAGGCCATTTCGGCTCTTTCGCATCGTCAGACGGGATTCGACTGGAACAGTCATGGAAACGCAGAATATTCGCATTCGCCTGAAGGCCTTTGATCACCGCGTGCTCGATCAGGCCACCACCGACATCGCCGATACGGCACGTCGCACCGGCGCGCTTATTCGCGGCCCGATCCCGCTGCCGACGCGCATCGAGAAATTCACCGTGAACCGCGGTCCGCACATCGACAAGAAGTCGCGCGAGCAGTTCGAGGTGCGTACCCACAAAAGGCTGCTCGACATCGTGCAGCCCACCCCGCAGACGGTCGATGCGCTGATGAAGCTCGACCTCGCCGCGGGCGTGAACGTCGAAATCAAGTTGGCTTAAGGCCAACGCAGCCCCCGCGAAAGCGGGGGTCTCTATCGGCAGGACGCTTTGGCGCCTGCATCACGATAGGGTGGATACCGCCGGTCGTTTCTTCGGAAACATACAGACCGGGCTGCGTCCCCCGTCTCGCCGCTGACCCTTCGGGACGGCGGCACCTCAGCCCGGACGGGGCGATGTATCGAAATCATGGGTTGGGAGGGTCGTCGTCGGGCTTTGCTTGATGGCCGCCCGCAAGCCGTGCGGAATGGTCCGCCCGGCCTCTGTTGAGGAGTATGATCATGCGGACTGGCGTGATCGCGAAGAAAATGGGGATGACCCGCCTGTTTCAGGACGACGGCCGCCACGTGCCCGTCACCGTCCTGAGCCTCGAAGGCTGTCAGGTCATCTCCGTGCGCGAACAGGAACGCGACGGCTATGTGGCCGTTCAACTCGGTGCCGGCTCGGCGAAGGCGAAGAATGTTGCGAAGCCGCAGCGTGGCGCTTTCGGCAAGGCCGAAGTCGAGCCCAAGGCGAAGATCGTCGAATTCCGCGTCGCCGACGACGCGACGCTCGACGTCGGCGCCGAACTGTCGGCCGACCATTTCGTCGCCGGCCAGATCGTCGACATCCAGGGCGTGACCCAGGGTAAGGGCTTTGCCGGTGCGATGAAGCGCTGGGGTTTCGGCGGTATGCGCGCGACCCACGGTGTTTCGATCAGCCACCGTGCGCATGGTTCGACCGGTCAGCGCCAGGATCCGGGCCGCGTCTTCAAGAACAAGAAGATGGCGGGTCACATGGGCGCGCGCAATCGCACCCAGCAGAATCTCGAAATCGTCCGCACCGACGTCGAGCGCGGCCTTCTCTTCGTCAAGGGCTCGGTCCCTGGCTCGAAGGGCGGCTGGCTGCTCGTTCGCGATGCGGTGAAACTGCCGCGTCACCCCGAGGCCCCCTATCCGGCGGGCATCAAGAGCGCGGCGAACAGCAACCAGGAAGCCCCGGCGGATACGCCGGCAGAGACTCCGGCGGAAGAAACCGTCGTCGTCGATGCCGCGACCACCGATGGCGCGCAGGAGTCCTGACCATGAAGATCAAGGTTCAGACCCTAGACGGCAAGGCCGGCACCGACATCGATTTGAACGACGATGTGTTCGGCGTCGATCCGCGCACCGACATTCTGCACCGCATCGTTGCGTGGCAGCTTGAAAAGCGTCGTGGTCCGGCTCGCGCCGCTCGCGAACGCAGCGATGTCGCCCGCACCGGCAAGAAGTTCGGTCGCCAGAAGGGTGGCGGCACCGCGCGTCACGGCGATCGCAAGGCGCCGATCTTCATCGGCGGCGGCAAGGCGCACGGCCCGCGGGCCCGCACCTTCGGCCATTCGCTGAACAAGAAGATTCGCGCGCTCGGCCTGAAGATGGCGCTCAGCGACAAGGCGATGGGCGGCAAGATCGTCGTTCTCGACACGCTCGAGCTCAAGGACGCGAAGACCAAGGTGCTCGCCGGCAAGCTCGGCAAGCTCGACCTCGGCAATCGCGCGCTCTTCATCGACGGCGATGCGGTCCACACCAGCTTCGCGATGGCGTCGGCCAATCTGATCGGCATCGATGCGATGCCGGCGGCGGGCGCCAATGTTTATGACATTATCCGCGCCGACACGCTGGTCCTGACCCGCGCGGCTGTCGAAAAGCTGGAGGCACGTTTCAATGGCTAAGGCAAAAACTGTCGATGCGCGTCATTATGACGTGATCCTCGCTCCGGTGATCACCGAAAAGTCGACGCTGCTCAGCGAAAACAATGCGGTGGTGTTCAAGGTCGCGGACGACGCGACCAAGCCCGCGATCAAGGCGGCCGTTGAGGCGCTGTTCGATGTCAAGGTGGTCAGCGTCAACACGCTCATCACCAAGGGCAAGACCAAGCGCTGGAAGGGCAAGCCCTACACCCGCAGCGACGTGAAGAAGGCGATCGTTCGTCTGGCCGAAGGCCAGTCGATCGACGTCACCACGGGCGTCTGAGCGGCTCGGGAAGGCAAAGAAAATGGCACTCAAACATTATAACCCGACCAGCCCCGCGCAGCGCGGCCTGATCCTCGTCGACAAGTCGTCGCTGTGGAAGGGCAAGCCCGTCAAGGCGCTGACCGAAGGCAAGCACAAGACCGGCGGCCGCAACAACAAGGGTCATGTGACCTCGCGCGGCATCGCCGGCGGCCACAAGCAGAAGTACCGCTTCATCGACTTCAAGCGTCGCAAGTGGGACATGCCGGCCACCGTCGAACGGCTCGAATATGACCCGAACCGCACGGCGTTCATCGCGCTCGTCAAATATGCGGACGGTGAACAGACTTATATTCTGGCGCCGCAGCGTCTGGCCGTCGGCGACACCGTCGTCGCGGGCAAGAAGACCGACGTGAAGCCGGGCAATGCGATGGAATTGTCGCAGATGCCGGTCGGCACGATCGTCCACAATATCGAGATGAAGCCGGGCAAGGGCGGTCAGATCGCCCGGTCGGCCGGCACCTATGCCCAGGTCGTCGGTCGGGACCGCGGTCTCGTCATCGTGCGTCTCGGTTCGGGCGAACAGCGTTACATCCGCGGCGAGTGCATGGGCACGGTCGGCGCGGTGTCGAACCCCGACAATC
This window contains:
- a CDS encoding DNA-deoxyinosine glycosylase, which produces MPTVRHASFAPHVAADTRLLILGSLPGARSLAARQYYAHPTNQFWRLLGDVVARPLAAMPYAERLAALHAAKIGLWDVIRTAERRTSSDGDIRDAEAHDLADLVATLPDLGMIAFNGGKAATIGRRQLPDPGGIALVDLPSSSAAHTIGFAAKRDRWMRLRDALAPTAPTP
- the rpsL gene encoding 30S ribosomal protein S12 translates to MPTINQLVRKGRTPQKANSKVPAMEANPQKRGVCTRVYTTTPKKPNSALRKVAKVRLTNQREVITYIPGEGHNLQEHSVVLIRGGRVRDLPGVRYHVLRGVLDTQGVKDRKQSRSKYGAKRPK
- the rpsG gene encoding 30S ribosomal protein S7, translating into MARRRRPERREILPDPRFGDVVLSKFMNSVMLDGKKSIAESIVYGALESVEARAKKEPIGVFHEALANIRPNIEVRSRRVGGATYQVPVEVRPDRAQALAIRWLITAARNRSETTMAARLSGELLDASNNRGNAVKKREDTHRMAEANRAFSHYRW
- the fusA gene encoding elongation factor G — protein: MARSHPLENYRNFGIMAHIDAGKTTTTERILYYTGKSYKIGEVHDGAATMDWMEQEQERGITITSAATTCLWKADEGKGPEHRLNIIDTPGHVDFTIEVERSLRVLDGAITAFDGVAGVEPQSETVWRQADKYKVPRMCYINKLDRTGANFYYCVQTIIDRLGAVPAVLYLPIGAEADFVGLVDLVNERAIIWKDESLGAEFSYAEIPADLVDKAAEYREKLVELAVEQDDDAMEAYLEGTLPDVATLKALIRKGTLAQAFVPVLCGSSFKNKGVQTLLDAVVDYLPSPLDIEAVQGINPSNDQPDTRETSDSAPLSLLAFKIMNDPFVGSLTFARIYSGTLTKGTYLNSVKDKKEKVGRMLLMHANSREDIDEAYAGDIVALAGLKETTTGDTLCATNAPIILERMEFPEPVIELSVEPKTKADQERMGIALNRLAAEDPSFRVSTDHESGQTIIKGMGELHLDILVDRMKREFKVEANVGAPQVAYRESLAKPVDVDYTHKKQSGGSGQFGRVKVSVAPGERGSGITFLDEIKGGNIPREYIPSVEKGMRESAENGHMIGFPIIDFEIKLTDGAYHDVDSSALAFEIAGRAAMREVAAKAGIKLLEPVMKVEVVTPEEFMGDVIGDLNSRRGQIQGTDSRGIAQVVEAIVPLANMFGYVNQLRSFSQGRASYSMQFSHYEEVPTNVAEEVKAKMA
- the tuf gene encoding elongation factor Tu codes for the protein MAKAKFERTKPHCNIGTIGHVDHGKTSLTAAITKVLAEQGGGTAVSFDNIDKAPEERERGITISTSHVEYETGARHYAHVDCPGHADYVKNMITGAAQMDGAILVVSAADGPMPQTKEHILLANQVGVPTMVVFLNKVDQLDDPELLELVEMEIREELSKRGFDGDNIPIIPGSALAALEGRDDNIGKEAILKLMAAVDEWIPQPERPLDKPFLMPIEDVFSISGRGTVVTGRVETGVVKVGEEVEIVGIKDTKKTVVTGVEMFRKLLDQGQAGDNIGALIRGVGREEVERGQVLAKPGSITPHTEFTSEVYVLSKDEGGRHTPFFANYRPQFYFRTTDVTGEVILPEGTEMVMPGDNVQLAVKLIAPIAMEQGLRFAIREGGRTVGAGVVATITK
- the rpsJ gene encoding 30S ribosomal protein S10, which codes for METQNIRIRLKAFDHRVLDQATTDIADTARRTGALIRGPIPLPTRIEKFTVNRGPHIDKKSREQFEVRTHKRLLDIVQPTPQTVDALMKLDLAAGVNVEIKLA
- the rplC gene encoding 50S ribosomal protein L3; its protein translation is MRTGVIAKKMGMTRLFQDDGRHVPVTVLSLEGCQVISVREQERDGYVAVQLGAGSAKAKNVAKPQRGAFGKAEVEPKAKIVEFRVADDATLDVGAELSADHFVAGQIVDIQGVTQGKGFAGAMKRWGFGGMRATHGVSISHRAHGSTGQRQDPGRVFKNKKMAGHMGARNRTQQNLEIVRTDVERGLLFVKGSVPGSKGGWLLVRDAVKLPRHPEAPYPAGIKSAANSNQEAPADTPAETPAEETVVVDAATTDGAQES
- the rplD gene encoding 50S ribosomal protein L4 yields the protein MKIKVQTLDGKAGTDIDLNDDVFGVDPRTDILHRIVAWQLEKRRGPARAARERSDVARTGKKFGRQKGGGTARHGDRKAPIFIGGGKAHGPRARTFGHSLNKKIRALGLKMALSDKAMGGKIVVLDTLELKDAKTKVLAGKLGKLDLGNRALFIDGDAVHTSFAMASANLIGIDAMPAAGANVYDIIRADTLVLTRAAVEKLEARFNG
- a CDS encoding 50S ribosomal protein L23; the protein is MAKAKTVDARHYDVILAPVITEKSTLLSENNAVVFKVADDATKPAIKAAVEALFDVKVVSVNTLITKGKTKRWKGKPYTRSDVKKAIVRLAEGQSIDVTTGV
- the rplB gene encoding 50S ribosomal protein L2, whose translation is MALKHYNPTSPAQRGLILVDKSSLWKGKPVKALTEGKHKTGGRNNKGHVTSRGIAGGHKQKYRFIDFKRRKWDMPATVERLEYDPNRTAFIALVKYADGEQTYILAPQRLAVGDTVVAGKKTDVKPGNAMELSQMPVGTIVHNIEMKPGKGGQIARSAGTYAQVVGRDRGLVIVRLGSGEQRYIRGECMGTVGAVSNPDNQNTNLGKAGRNRWLGKRPLTRGVAKNPVDHPHGGGEGRTSGGRHPVTPWGKPTKGARTRHNKSTDKMIIRSRHAKKKR